A genomic window from Flavobacterium hankyongi includes:
- a CDS encoding DUF4294 domain-containing protein, whose protein sequence is MKSIKLIVGLLLFGLATNAQIKKDTTAVTQADLDNDTVTHVSYTLEEIYVSNRDYFKSAEERKKFLILQRRVHKTYPYAKIAADRLVALNEGMKALKSERDKKKYFKLVENYLTNEFEDQLKKLSRKDGQILVKLIHRQTGSTTFDLIKELKSGWKAFWSNNTAKLFDINLKTQYDPYNVSEDFIIEGILFRGFSDGKLPKQGSKVEMNYSELAKLWRERIKASKQQ, encoded by the coding sequence ATGAAATCTATAAAACTAATTGTCGGTTTATTGCTATTTGGTCTCGCAACTAATGCCCAAATAAAAAAAGACACCACAGCAGTTACCCAAGCCGATTTAGATAATGATACAGTTACACACGTTAGTTATACTCTAGAAGAAATATATGTTTCCAACAGAGACTATTTTAAATCTGCTGAAGAAAGAAAGAAGTTTCTAATTCTACAAAGAAGAGTACACAAAACATATCCATATGCAAAAATAGCAGCAGATAGATTAGTGGCGCTTAACGAAGGGATGAAAGCATTAAAGTCTGAAAGAGATAAAAAGAAGTATTTTAAATTGGTCGAGAATTATCTAACCAATGAGTTTGAAGACCAATTAAAAAAGTTGAGTCGTAAAGATGGTCAAATATTGGTTAAGTTAATTCACCGTCAAACTGGAAGCACAACTTTTGATCTTATAAAAGAATTAAAAAGTGGCTGGAAAGCTTTTTGGTCTAACAACACTGCAAAATTATTTGATATCAATTTAAAAACACAATACGATCCTTATAACGTTTCAGAAGACTTTATTATAGAAGGAATATTGTTTAGAGGTTTCTCAGATGGTAAACTTCCTAAGCAAGGCTCAAAAGTTGAAATGAACTATTCCGA